One segment of Oreochromis niloticus isolate F11D_XX unplaced genomic scaffold, O_niloticus_UMD_NMBU tig00007204_pilon, whole genome shotgun sequence DNA contains the following:
- the LOC109199722 gene encoding uncharacterized protein LOC109199722, whose translation MKESERTTEYREPFKHTTSLCFHSLPAQHIRSSSIHKPVMAEAATRTRGRTCFRFIKCLFVFIILFILSVLCLIFIAIWAKNQVVQQILKRVSEDINKHKEDGVNRRAAITKIFDLANSLDSNEKLEIFKETIQTAIEQEERLKEESKYKVTTFSKQYNEKMKELMPQLKEAMISSYPFFPPLEEIVEITFHMLKKTGAYIDKKLDLLQE comes from the exons ATGAAAGAAAGTGAAAGGACAACAGAGTATAGGGAACCTTTCAAACACACCACCTCATTGTGTTTTCATTCTTTACCAGCACAGCACATCAGATCGTCCTCCATTCACAAACCAG TGATGGCAGAAGCAGCTACCAGAACAAGAGGGCGAACTTGCTTCAGATTCATCAAGTGCTTGTTTGTCTTTATAATTCTGTTCATCTTATCTGTTCTGTGCCTTATTTTCATTGCAATCTGGGCCAAGAACCAAGTG GTTCagcaaatactgaaaagagTAAGTGAAGACATTAACAAACACAAG gaAGATGGCGTGAATAGAAGAGCTGCAATCACAAAAATATTTGATCTCGCAAATTCACTGGATAGCAACGAAAAACTG GAAATATTCAAGGAAACCATTCAAACAGCGATAGAACAGGAAGAGAGACTGAAG GAAGAATCCAAGTACAAAGTAACAACCTtctcaaaacaatacaatgaaaaaatgaaggaacTTATGCCTCAATTGAAAGAAGCAATGATATCATCAtatcctttttttcctccactggAGGAAATAGTTGAAATTACATttcacatgttaaaaaaaaccggAGCTTACATAGACAAGAAGCTGGATTTGCTGCAAGAATAG